The following coding sequences lie in one Oryctolagus cuniculus chromosome 7, mOryCun1.1, whole genome shotgun sequence genomic window:
- the VTCN1 gene encoding V-set domain-containing T-cell activation inhibitor 1, translated as MASLGQIIFWSIISIIIILAGAIALIIGFGISGRHSITVTTLTSAGNIGEDGILSCTFEPDIRLSDIVIQWLKEGVVGLVHEFKEGKDDLSDQDEMFRGRTAVFTDQVIVGNASLRLKNVQLTDAGTYKCYIITSKGKGNANLEYKTGAFSMPEVNVDYNASSESLRCEAPRWFPQPTVVWASQVDQGANFSEVSNTSFELNSENVTMKVVSVLYNVTVNNTYSCMIENDIAKATGDIKVTDSEIKRRSSLQLLNSRAAPSVSPRSAVGWLLLPLSSYVMLK; from the exons cATTATTAGCATCATCATTATTCTGGCTGGAGCAATCGCACTCATCATTGGCTTTGGAATTTCag GGAGACACTCCATCACAGTCACTACTCTCACCTCGGCCGGGAACATTGGTGAGGATGGAATCCTGAGCTGTACTTTTGAACCCGACATCAGACTTTCTGATATTGTGATCCAGTGGCTGAAGGAAGGTGTTGTAGGCTTGGTCCATGAGTTCAAAGAAGGCAAAGATGACCTGTCAGACCAGGATGAGATGTTCCGAGGCCGGACAGCAGTGTTTACAGATCAAGTGATAGTTGGCAATGCCTCTTTGAGGCTGAAAAATGTGCAACTCACAGATGCTGGCACCTACAAGTGTTACATCATCACTTCTAAAGGCAAAGGGAATGCCAACCTTGAGTATAAAACTGGAG CCTTCAGCATGCCAGAGGTAAATGTGGACTATAATGCCAGTTCAGAGAGCTTGCGATGTGAGGCTCCTCGCTGGTTCCCCCAGCCCACAGTGgtctgggcatcccaagtggaccAGGGTGCCAACTTCTCAGAAGTCTCCAACACTAGCTTTGAGCTGAACTCGGAGAATGTGACAATGAAGGTTGTGTCTGTGCTCTACAACGTCACAGTCAACAACACGTACTCCTGTATGATCGAAAATGACATCGCCAAAGCCACCGGGGATATCAAAGTCACAG ACTCCGAGATCAAAAGGCGAAGTAGCCTGCAGCTGCTCAACTCCAGGGCTGCCCCGAGTGTCTCCCCTCGCTCTGCCGTCGGCTGGCTGCTCCTGCCCCTCTCCTCTTACGTGATGCTGAAATAA